In Aythya fuligula isolate bAytFul2 chromosome 25, bAytFul2.pri, whole genome shotgun sequence, the DNA window CTTGAGGCTGGCTTTCCCACACCAGCCCCTTCCAAACCTCCTCCCGCCCCATCCAGAGCTTGCAGGGGGGTTTGGATACAAGGTTGGAGCTCCTGAGGGTCCCTGGGGTGCCACCAGCATGGTGATGGCACCAGAAATACCAGCTACTGGGCTCCCAGTGAGTGGGATTGTGTTGGTGGTGGCACTGAAAGGCAAGCAAAGGCAAGCACCTGAGTACGTCTTTGCTCCCAAGCCCATCTTTGCTCCCAGACAGATGTTTTCAAGTAGCAATAAAAGAGGCGGTTGGCAgcattgtatttgttttgcacACAGAGGTCACTTGCAGGACATATGCAAAAACCAGCCTTCCCATAAGGAAATACATCGGGAAACAAAAGTAATTGTAAGGCTGGGATGCAGGTTTATGAAGCGGTGTTCAGGGGGAAGGAGGTGAGATGATCACGTTCCCTTGCAGTTTAACTGCTTGTTCTTGCCTTTGAAAATCTCCCcattaattttcatattaatGTAAGATATTTAAGAACTCTTAGTTTCATGctatatataacatttttagGGCCAGATTGTCAGCACTATGTAAATCAGCACAGCTCCATTGACTTGCAGATATGTAATTGGGACAGTTTTTAAGGTTACAGGCTGCTGTAGTGCCAGAACTGAGGCGTAGTGCTAGATTTGAGAATTAGATTTTTAGAATCGAGGACTCTGTTCCCCCCTCACTGACTTCTTAAAGATAAAAGGGTTTTGattccagcaaaaaaaaaaaataaaataaataaatgttggcTTTTTTCATGCCCACCTGCCctgaaaattcaaagcaaacGTCTGAGCTGATAGGAATTTCACTTGCTCTTGGTAATCTGTAATATGGATTTTACAAACGGGACACTGCTAGAGATCATGCGGGTGATGTTGGAGCCTGAGGAATATGTAGCTCCCAAGCTCCTACTGCTCATGAGCACCATGAGCAAAGGATTGAGATAGCTAAAAATATCACTCACCCCCTAATTAAGGTTTCTAGCCCCACGGAAAGAACCCCACAGGGGTTTCCAGCCCCTGTCTCCcctgggcagagcagcctgcGTGTGTTCCTCACTCATTTCAACACAAAGTTAGCAGATTTAGCCCATCCTGCTGTGGCACACCATTAGGattaatgcagatttttttacagcaaaagGGAACAGAAGCGGTTGTGTGCTGTACCTGGGGCAAGGTACCTAAACAGGGGCCATACAGGGGACACGAGGGCACAGTGGGACTCACAGGGATGTGAGGCTCAGGACCACCCCAAGTTGCACGGAGGTGGCTGGTGGCCGCAGACCTGCAAATCTTCCCTTGGTCGGCAAAACCCAGCAGGGAGGGCAAACCCCTGTGTCTGTGTTTACTCTCCGTAATCTCACTTTAAACGGAGAGGAGGCAGTTTGCATATTTATTTGGCAAATTTGTTTGGGAGAAGAGAGCTGCCTCGTTGgtaagctgcagaaatgcatctCCCCGCAACGAGGAGCAGACCAAGCGAGGACACCCAGGAGacagctggcacagccccagccccgtgtgTTGCTAACGGGGGCTCTTTCCAGCGATGAGTTTTGTTGGTTCAACAGCCCAGACCGTCCTCTTTTGAatctgccttgctgctgccagACTTGAAAGCAGCGGGGTGCTGCCGCTGATGATTCACACGGCTGGCATCCCCTCTGAGACCGAAAGGGCGATGCTCTAAAAATGCCTACGCTGCCTCGAGAGGCTCGGACAGCCCTGacagagggctgcaggagcagcgctGCCCTGGGAGAAGGACTGCTGTTATCAGCCTTTCCCAGAAAGGTCAGAGCCGTCTGGAACGCCAGCCACGGCCATTCCTGCTCTGTTATTTGACACGCGGAGGCAGCAGTCCCGATGCCAGGGATGGGCAGAGACTGGGCTAAATACGTGTGACGGGCTGAATGGCATTTGAGCCCTGTGCTTCCCATTAGAGTCAGGGAAAATTACAATCCGAAAACATACGATGGTGTTTTAAGCACTTAGAGCGGAAAGAAATAATCAGTGCTCATGGCTGCATTCCTCCTCAGGAGCACGTGAGGGTCCAGTACTTCCCGTCATCCTGCCACCAgggtcctggtgctgggggaaggACACGTCCAAGACAATGTGTGGCCATCACGTACGCAGGCAGCGTTGCCAACCCCTATGTGTGCCTCTGCCCTTGTTCCTGGGGGCTCTCCAGTTAAAAGAAGCACTTGGCATGCTGGTCATCTTTGGAAAATTCCCATTCCCCAACCCTCCCTTTGCTTTCTACCAATGAAGAACATTTCCACCTTGCCCTGCGCTCAGAAGTGAGACCTTAATCCCTCGTCATAAATAAGGCAGGAGCTCCTGGGCCAATGCAGGGGTCTTTGCTGGGTCACTTGCTGCGTAACAGAGCCTGAAGGAATGGAGAAGGAGGGAACATGGTGTTCGGAGGAGACAGCTTTCAAGCAGAGCCCacagaaggaggggaaggaacgTTAGAAAAGCCTGTGGCTGTTTTCCAAGGGTCTCAGACTAATGGTGTTTAATGGGCCTCAAACCAGGCCGGGATCAGTGTGAGGGACCACTAAAACACGAGGGGGCAGCTGTGCCGCTGGTGCTGAGCCTGTACGTTAACACAGGGGTTAACCTcactctgctttgcttttcctcctttcctgcaGGTGTCATTTCTGTGCACCTCAAAAAGGACAGCCTCGGCAACCTGACCCTGCtcgccagccccagcctgcaggcGGAGAGCTGCGGCCGGCTGGACCACGCCATCGGCGACTCGGCAGTGACGATATGGCACAAGTGCAAGTGGGCTGccagcaccggcaccggcagcgAGCACACACTTGTCAAGAGGTGTCACACGCAGATCACCAAGACCTTCAAAGACAGGTGAGGGTTTGCCACGGGCAGGAGGCTCCCTGCAGATTTCTCCTGGTCCTGGCCTGCTGTTTGGCAGCTGGAGCTGTCCCGGTCTCGGTGGGGTTTAACCGGGATGGTTTTGGTGGCACAGCTCCTGGTTTAAGGCAAGGTCTAGGCTTAGAGAACAAAAGCAAGGTCCAGCTTGCCGGCTTCATGGTTCACCCAcagagggagcagggcagaTTTGGCTACGGCTGAGGTGCTCGATTTTATGCCTCATTATGCCTGCTTTAAGCCCGTTTCCTCCAAGTGCAGCCAGCTTTAAAAGGAGGAGAGGCCCCATGAGAAGAGCCACCGAGCACGTAGTGCTCTTCTCTGGTAGCCAGCCAGGTTGGTAGCCACACTCGAGATTGGTTCAATCCTGTCCTCATCCCCAGAGAGAGCTGTCTCTGAAAGGCATCACGGTGCTCGCAAGCACACCCTGACCTCAGGACCTGCAGAGGCTTTCCACAAGACATCTTTCATGTCAAATTGCTTCAGAAAAGACCTCGGTCAGCTATGACTGAAGGGTGCAATATTGCTACCGTGAAACCGCTGCCCTCGGTGTGAATGGAGTTAGGGCTCTGGGGCCAGCAAATGTCCGTACAAGGAGAACAAATATCCTTTTTGCTCCCTCGCTTCCCTCCTCGAAGCCAGCCTGTGGAAACTGAGAATCATTCCTATTGTTGGACAATTTGCTTGTGTTGTGCCTGTTAGGTAGATAGAGATTCCTGGTCATTGACACCATGAATGGTGCTTTTCACAGAAGCCAAGCACACTTTGAAattataatgaaagaaaatattggcATCCAGCAATAGCTGGCTTTctgaaaattacttttacaGAGTAACAAAAGATCTCTGCAGTTTGGACATGATGAATATGTTTCCTTTGAGAGTCCCTGAAAATTTCCCTTATCAAGTTTGAGGCTCTAcaaaagaggaggggagggaataTTCTCTTCTGGAGCGTATAAACCGAGCGTGttcttttgtgttctttgaCTAGCTGCCCAGGGAAGATGCTATTGAGGACAGACCTTCAGTACCACACAGATCCACTTTTGGAAGATGCAAACGGAAACCAGCCAGAAAGAAAGAGCTACAACCCCTGGGGACTGCACTGTCACAGGCAGCACCTGAACCGCATGTCCTCCAAGTATAATGAGAACAAACTTCACCgtatcctttctcttctctctcctccatcGCAGCCTTTGCTACAAATATCAGCTCATGAGCAATGTATGTTTTATTGCAGTGGTACGCATCCCTTCTCTGTCCAGCTGctgtgcaaaaacaaacaaacaagcaaaaaacaaaagaatatagctgctctcttctcccactatctaaaaaaaaaaaaaaagaaaagaaaagaaaaaaagaaaaaaaatatttcccataaGGGGGTATTCAAGCTTAAGTCAAAGATCCCCTTggcatacatttaaaaacacaactatACAGGAATTAGCAGCCGCCTcgccttttattttcctattacaCTCCATTACCCACCAGTCATGTGAGTAATACAGTTTAACAACTTCCCCCACACCCACTGGGGTGAGGACAGCACTGAGGCAAGGTGTTGGATTGACAGCCCAGGGCTACGGTGTCACTAGAGAATGGAGCTGTTGGTGCTTTAATTGGTAGGACTGTACTACAGTAAATTAACTGCAATTGGCAGCAAGGGGCCTATAGCAATGACATGTTGGTAAAATTGGCTCAGAAAGACTCATTACAGTTGTGAGCTATTATGGAGAGCGTCAGCAGTTGCTTTGATTTAAGACCTCTTTCAATTAGAATTTAAAAGTATTGGGTTTCCCTTAACTCATGCCCAGAATTTCTATTGCTTGAGAATGTGGTATCAAAATACAGCTATCCCTGCATCCTGGACTTAAAGATGGGCACCCGGCAGCACGGAGATGACGCCtcagaggagaagaaagcacGTCACATCAAGAAGTGTGAACAGAGCACCTCTGCCTCTCTGGGTGTTCGCATCTGTGGGATGCAGGTAAGACCCAGGTCCTTCTGATGCCTGCCTGACACGCAGCTTGAAACCAAGCTGGAAATCCAAAGGGATTCTTTCCCTTGTTGGTGTAAACTGAAGTAAATTCCTTCTTGTCTCCCACCAAATAGAGGCTGTAAGAGCAAGCCACTCGATTTGTGCATCTTATCCTCAGACAGGGCAGATGCTTAGGGAAGAGTACAGAATATGGCACGCAGAGGGGAACCTTTTCCCATACCCATTTGACTTCTGGAGATTTTTATTACCTTCAAGCTGAGAATCTGCCTGTACATGAACACAGATTCTCCTCTTgtgctcagctcctggctgctgcacaaaacaaaacaaaacgaaaaaaaaaaaaaaaaaaaacagaaagcatcacTTGCTCCATCCACTCATGCCTTTGCTGAGCTGTCTCGTCTGATTGCTGCAAGAGCGAGGGGTTGCTTTTGTGCTAAATATTATGGTTCTTCTTGATTAAAATCACTGCCCTCCCTGCTAGAAATGGAAGCTACACATTTGATTCACTCACAGTTCTCAAGCAGGTTTCAAAATGTTGTTCTGCTCTGCCTGAAGGATAATTATGACAATGATGATTATAAAGCACATACACTGCAGTGTAAACAGTGTCAAAAACTATGTCTCTTTCTGGTCTCTGACATCCTTCTGCTGAGCAGATTAGCCTTTAAGTTACAGCTGGTATGTGAGCTAATTCTGAATTCACGCTTCCAGTTCTTATTCTGTATTACCACTGCCTCACATACATAAAGATTTCTGTCTGTACCTTGTTCCtctgtttaagaaaacaagattATTGCTACCTGTACTAAGAGAAGGAACAAAGCTGGGGTGTTCCTGTACTACTGCAAACTCCTGACATAGCCAGAGGGAAAATGCTATAAATCAGTAATGATGTGGCTAAGACTTAGAGCTATACAGGATTTACAAAGGGGTAATTTATAGAAGCACAAGAAGAATCTGCACCAGTGGCTTAAATTGAAGAGTTTAAATCTCCAGAAAAGGCAGGAGGTGGGATTCAGTGAGAAGCCTGCAGTACACTGCCAGTATTGTTCAACTGCAGAGGATCTGAGTCTCAGCTTGGGACTGAAATTTTTAGATAAGGGCAAAAGCCAGAACACTGgtggggacacacacacacacacacacacacgacaATAAGACATCCACTGAATCTGGATTGTTGCTCTCTTTCCTCAAGGTCTACCAAGTGGACACTGGCCATTTTCTCTGCAAGGATAAATATTACGGGAGGAAACTCTCACCTGAAGGATTCAGGCAAGCCTTGCGCCAGTTCCTGTGCAACGGTAACCACCTCAGAACAGACGTCCTGGAGCCCATCATCCTGCAGCTAAAAGCTCTGCTGTCTGTCATCAGGAAACAAAGCTCTTACAGGTTCTACTCCAGCTCACTTCTCATCATTTATGACGGACTGGAGCACAAGGAGAACACAGCACCCTTGGATAATCACCTCCAGGGGCACTtccaaaaaacaaactgcacCACAACACATGGCACTAATCACGCCAGAGTCGACGTCCGCATGATAGACTTTGCTCACACCACTTTTAAAGGCTCCAAATGCAACCACACCACTTATGACGGGCCAGACCTTGGCTATATTTTTGGCTTGGAGAACCTCATCAAAATTCTTCAGAACATCTCGGAAGGAAAATGACGAATTCTGTGAAATAGCCTGAATTTACTAGTGACCGATATCCCTGAGAAGTATTGCATTGGGTCAGTTGTATGGGACCCTCACAGTTGCTGAATGTCACGTGCACGGTTTGGAATGAGAGCATGGACAGCTTGCTAGGAAAAACTGCTACGTGCCATTACTGAACTGAAGCGTAAAAAGCAAAGAGCTGAAAGAATCTGTTCTGTCTGCAATCAAtcagaagatttattttcctttcttgttttacTGCTGTCCTTGATTTATTTGCGAGTCAAAAGAAAGCATTACTTGAAAGAGTCTTAATGATAAAATAGGACCTGCTCACCTCCACCACACTCACAAAGCCAAGCAGGCTAAGAAGATGTTGTGCATTTGAGTGAGACTATTAAAATGAGCTGGCAGGTCTTAACAGATTGCAGCATTACTCTCATCTCACGCTCAGTGCTACGGGCCGAACACACTCACAGACacaagtggaagaaaaatgcacacCCTGACATTCACACTCCACGTGCCCAGCGCTGCAAGACTGTTCTTGGAAGTCATTTTCCATAAAGCGCGGGTATTTGGTGCTTTGTTGAAACACAAATGTACCAGACGCAGAGCTCCTGGTTCTGTACTGCTTAAGGTGTAAAAGCGGGTGTTCCTCAGACCAAGAACTGGACCTTGCAAAGGTTTAATATCCCTGCAGGACATAACAGGGCATGTTTCCTAAACTTTCTAGGCAAGAAGCTCCTTGGGGGCTGACGTATGGGAATGTGATGATCCTGTCAGATACCAGTCACAAAAAACATTCACATCAAGGTACTTATGctcctaatttaaaaaaataaaataaaatcatggaCTAGACATTAAAGTTCACCTAGAAATTCTTTGATACAAATATTGTGTATGTGTTTGGaggagacaaaaacaaaaacttgataCAATGTTTACAGCTTTTGTTGACAGATTTTATTATGGAACAAATATAATTCCTTCCTGCATGGTGTAGGAAACTTGTATGAAAAGTCCTTACACAAGGAATAGAGGTACAGAACCCAGTTATTGGGGACTGGGGATACAAATAAAGTTGTCTAAGTAACGCTCACTTGTTGTCTGTCTTTTTTGCACTTCCAGAGTATCCTGACGTTATGTTATCTTTTGTTTAGGGCTGTGTGTTTTCAAAAGAGACATTATTTCCACAGGTTTAAATATCAGATCTCAAGGGAGACCCCTTCACTTGTATTTTACTGCATACAGCTGGTAAATTGCAGCAATTTATTGCCGGAAAATTTAAGTCATCTGGCCCAATTGCATATTTTACTTGGCCTGAAGTGGATTTGGGAAGACCCGATTATTTACTGAATGTTGTTCACAGCCTTGCATATTTCTTGCCCACAAACTGCAatgactataaaaaaaaaaaacaccaccacaaacacTCTGCTTCAGCGGTGAAAGGATTGAGTCATCAGTTGTCTTGGCTCATGCTTGTGCAGTGAGGTTGGTGCTGAATGTGGCCGACACAACCCACCTGAAGGGCTTTATGCAGACCTCCCTCAGCCTTCGCAGCACTGCTGAGCCTCCCACTGGGTGTTGCCACCAGGCCCTCGGGGCTGGATGGGGAAAGGACAAAGAGGGGTCTGAAGGGAAACTCCAGCAGCTggctacctgaaaggaaggtgtgggaagCCGGGGGTCGTCTCTTCTCGAAGATAACCagggacaggagcagagggaacggcctggagttgtgccaggggaggttgaggtgggcaatgaggagccatttctgctcagacagAGCGGGCAGGCgttgggacaggttgcccagggaggtgggggagtccccatccctgggggggGCTCCAGGAGAGGTTGgggctggtgcttggggacacggctCGGTGGGGACAGTGGTGGGGGGGTGGCTGGAGCAGGTGACCCTGGGGGGCTTCTCCACCCCTAATCATTATCTGAGCACACGCCTGAGTGCCTGATTAACGcactcgatgatcttgaggtctcttccaacctagacaattctgtgactAGTGACATTTCCAACCATTTAACCACCCTCCTGCCTGGAGGAGACTCTGAGCCAGAGCACAACCTCCCCACACGGCAGGGCGAGCCGAGCAGGGCTCCGTAGGCACTGAACCTGCCAGAAACCCAGCCCTGATGCTGCCTTCAGCCAGCAGCCCGCCATGGCAGCACCACAGGGGCAGCACCCCaacgtcccccccccccgcgttGTCACTGCGCATGCGCACCCTACCCCCGGCCCCTCTCGCTCGCCGTAGTTGCGGCCGCCGTCACGTGCCCGCTGCCCCGGCCGCCATGGCGGCCACCAGGTACCGGCGGTTCCTGAAGCTGTGCGAGGAGTGGCCGGTGGAGGAGACGAAGCGGCAGCGGGACCTGGGCATCTTCCTGCGGCAGCGGGTGGCGCAGGCCTTCCGCGAGGGGGAGAACACGCAGGTGAGGGCGGAAGCGGCCCGCGGGGCGCTGAGGGCTGGGCAAGAGATGGGGGAAAAGGGCCGCGCATGCGCGCTGCGCCGCTGTGCCTCAGGGGTCGGCGCCATCTTAGGGCCTGAGGGGCGGGATGCGCATGCGCAGTGCgccgctgctgctcctcctcaggGTCCGGCGCCATTTTGGAGCCAGAGGGAGACGGGGGGGAGGCTGCGCATGCGCGGTGCGCCACCGCTGCCTCGCCTCCGGGCCCGGCGCCATTTTGGAGCCTTGGGGGTCCGGTCGGGGACCGGGggtgcggcggggccgggctgcgctccttccctccctctgtccttccttcctttcttctttccctccagGCACCTTCGCTGTACGCGGAGATCTCGCACGGGTTGCGATATGTGCTGTGAGGTGCCCTCTTCCAGTGGGTTTCGAACCCCCTGTTGCAGCGTTCAGGGAAGTGGGATGCAGAAAATTTGTCAGGGCCGTCGTGGAGTTCAGGGTGGTTTGCTTGCTGTGAGGATGGGCTGATAACACGATACGGGGTGGGGTACGCTGCAAAATCCATCACTGCTGGGATGCGGTGGTTTTAAAGCTGGCTTCCAGCTGTAACTGTGTTGGAGTTCAGGTTtcaatactgaaataaaagaagcaaacacTTGACTTGGGCTGCAGTCATTTACAAGCTTGGAGGTGGTGCTGTGGAATGTAAATGTGCCCTTTCTTTGCATAAAAACATTGTTCCAGGTGTGCATTTTCTCCTACAATGTGCCATTATAGGCACCTAATTCTATATTGGTCACCAGAATAAGCTGCAgcagacatttcagaaagtgcTTATTGCTTTTTCATATGCCCAGGACAGCTGAATGTGCTGCACCAATTGGTTACGAGATCCCAAAGCTGCCACTCATCTTGAAAATCTAAATTGATGCCTGCAGCACTGATGTCAATTTGTATGTATAAAGACTTAATACAGTAAAGGGAAATGTACTGCCAGACAGCAGGAGGAATGTAGGAGAAAAGCGCTAGAACcttaaaagacattttgtcaGTGTAATGCCCGTTTAATTCACATGGAGTAAGATCTGCTGATTTTTTACAGGCAGTACTATTTCAGCTACCTATTTAATAGGTAGCTGCGTGATGGTGCTTATATTTAACAGTTTGCTT includes these proteins:
- the IP6K3 gene encoding inositol hexakisphosphate kinase 3, which encodes MVGQSEGRKVVLLEPFVHQVGGHMSMMKYDEHTVCKPLVSQELSFYESLPLAMRQFTPQYKGVISVHLKKDSLGNLTLLASPSLQAESCGRLDHAIGDSAVTIWHKCKWAASTGTGSEHTLVKRCHTQITKTFKDSCPGKMLLRTDLQYHTDPLLEDANGNQPERKSYNPWGLHCHRQHLNRMSSKYNENKLHQFLLLENVVSKYSYPCILDLKMGTRQHGDDASEEKKARHIKKCEQSTSASLGVRICGMQVYQVDTGHFLCKDKYYGRKLSPEGFRQALRQFLCNGNHLRTDVLEPIILQLKALLSVIRKQSSYRFYSSSLLIIYDGLEHKENTAPLDNHLQGHFQKTNCTTTHGTNHARVDVRMIDFAHTTFKGSKCNHTTYDGPDLGYIFGLENLIKILQNISEGK